In the Lascolabacillus massiliensis genome, one interval contains:
- a CDS encoding RNA recognition motif domain-containing protein — translation MNIFVAGLSYQITDADLKELFEEYGEVSSAKIITDRETRRSKGYGFVEMSNEGDGQRAIEELNDAEYDGRTLSVSVARPRTERPAGGGGNRGGYGNRDRNRY, via the coding sequence ATGAACATTTTTGTAGCTGGCTTAAGTTATCAGATTACTGACGCCGATTTAAAAGAACTTTTTGAGGAATATGGTGAAGTGTCCTCAGCAAAAATTATTACCGACCGTGAAACACGCCGTTCTAAAGGATACGGTTTTGTTGAAATGTCTAACGAAGGTGATGGACAGCGTGCCATTGAAGAACTAAACGATGCAGAATACGACGGACGTACATTGTCTGTTTCAGTAGCTCGTCCACGTACTGAAAGACCAGCAGGTGGCGGTGGCAATCGTGGTGGTTACGGTAATCGCGACAGAAACAGGTATTAA